In Corynebacterium afermentans subsp. afermentans, a genomic segment contains:
- the pknB gene encoding Stk1 family PASTA domain-containing Ser/Thr kinase → MLIADRYELGDIIGTGGMSDVYAATDVSLGREVAVKMLKIDMARDENFRERFRREAQNSARLNHPNIVSVYDTGSVETSGVDVPYIVMELVHGMNLRDIVRNEGPLSPERAAKLLLPVTRALQASHDAGIIHRDIKPANIMVTNTGAVKVMDFGIARALDDSTSAMTQTSAVIGTAQYLSPEQARGKAADARSDVYALGCVMYESVTGVPPFEGESPFAVAYQHVQEDPVPPSERIAAPLSDNEAVNVDSVILTAMAKHPADRYQTADEMGADLALLEHGNVTTAARNHLAAAEQAVGAHAVDSPSQDHTVVVGDVVREPVVRREASASSGHTRYADHRAANEKTSSNWLKWLSALLGLLLAGAVCWFVYDYFSVNKDTAEVVQEEMVPVPELMDMPRNDAVRELEHLGFEVSVMEEPSPEIKRGNVISTNPAAGSELKRGTQITLTVSSGKEMTDVPDVTNLTAEEAIEELKKAGLELNPNVRRESSDSIEEGVITSQQPAGGTQIAKGSRIAITVSSGPEMVQVPSLVGLNVEQATATLSSLQLRSTVTSVDSIKPEGQVLAVAGENTDVESGTTIELRVSNGMLMKMPDITRQSPEEAEKALHDAGWNGRFVPGPTVPTGALVDDGLIGHQEVAAGETIRKDQAIGYNLWKFDAGKLIPQNNAAAGQADTVQPQNANTALRNMQRELGL, encoded by the coding sequence ATGCTGATCGCGGACCGGTACGAACTCGGCGACATCATCGGCACCGGCGGCATGTCGGACGTGTATGCCGCCACCGACGTGTCCCTTGGGCGCGAAGTTGCCGTGAAGATGTTGAAGATCGACATGGCGCGCGACGAAAACTTCCGCGAACGCTTCCGCCGCGAAGCGCAAAACTCCGCGCGCCTGAACCACCCCAACATCGTCTCGGTCTACGACACCGGCTCCGTGGAAACCTCCGGCGTGGACGTGCCCTACATCGTGATGGAACTCGTCCACGGCATGAACCTGCGCGACATCGTGCGCAACGAAGGGCCGCTGTCCCCCGAGCGCGCCGCGAAACTGCTGCTGCCGGTCACCCGGGCGCTGCAGGCCAGCCACGACGCCGGCATCATCCACCGCGACATCAAACCCGCCAACATCATGGTCACCAACACCGGTGCCGTGAAGGTGATGGACTTCGGCATCGCGCGCGCACTGGATGATTCCACCTCCGCTATGACGCAAACCTCCGCCGTCATCGGCACCGCCCAGTACCTCTCCCCCGAGCAGGCCCGCGGCAAAGCCGCCGACGCGCGCAGCGACGTCTACGCGCTCGGCTGCGTGATGTACGAATCCGTCACCGGGGTGCCGCCGTTCGAGGGCGAATCCCCCTTCGCCGTGGCCTACCAGCATGTCCAGGAAGACCCGGTGCCGCCGTCCGAGCGCATCGCCGCGCCTCTGTCGGACAACGAGGCGGTCAACGTGGACTCCGTCATCCTCACCGCGATGGCGAAACACCCCGCCGACAGGTACCAGACCGCCGACGAAATGGGCGCTGACCTGGCGCTTCTAGAGCACGGCAACGTCACCACCGCCGCCCGCAACCACCTCGCCGCCGCAGAACAAGCCGTGGGCGCGCACGCCGTGGACTCGCCGTCCCAGGACCACACCGTTGTGGTTGGGGACGTGGTGCGCGAACCCGTGGTGCGCAGAGAAGCATCTGCCTCATCCGGGCACACGCGCTACGCCGACCACCGCGCCGCCAACGAGAAAACCTCCTCCAACTGGCTCAAGTGGCTCTCCGCGCTGCTCGGCCTGCTGCTCGCGGGCGCGGTGTGCTGGTTCGTGTACGACTACTTCTCCGTGAACAAGGACACCGCTGAGGTAGTGCAAGAAGAAATGGTGCCCGTGCCCGAACTCATGGACATGCCGCGCAACGACGCCGTCCGCGAACTCGAGCACCTCGGCTTCGAAGTCTCCGTGATGGAAGAGCCCAGCCCCGAGATCAAACGCGGCAATGTCATCTCCACCAACCCCGCCGCGGGCTCCGAGCTCAAGCGCGGCACCCAGATCACGCTGACCGTCTCCTCCGGCAAGGAGATGACCGACGTGCCGGACGTGACCAACCTGACAGCCGAAGAAGCCATCGAGGAACTGAAGAAGGCCGGGCTGGAACTCAACCCCAACGTGCGCCGCGAATCCTCCGACAGCATCGAAGAGGGCGTCATCACGTCGCAGCAGCCCGCCGGCGGCACCCAGATTGCCAAGGGCTCGCGCATCGCCATCACCGTCTCCTCCGGGCCGGAAATGGTGCAGGTGCCGTCCCTGGTGGGCCTCAACGTCGAGCAGGCCACCGCGACCCTGTCTTCCCTGCAGCTGCGCTCCACGGTCACTAGCGTGGACTCGATCAAGCCGGAGGGGCAGGTGCTCGCCGTCGCGGGCGAAAACACCGACGTCGAATCCGGCACCACCATCGAGCTGCGCGTCTCCAACGGCATGCTCATGAAAATGCCGGATATCACCCGCCAGAGCCCCGAGGAGGCCGAAAAGGCGCTCCACGACGCCGGCTGGAACGGCCGCTTCGTGCCCGGCCCGACGGTGCCCACCGGCGCGCTTGTCGACGACGGGCTGATCGGCCACCAGGAAGTCGCCGCTGGCGAAACCATCCGCAAGGACCAGGCCATCGGCTACAACCTGTGGAAGTTCGATGCGGGCAAACTCATTCCGCAGAATAACGCGGCCGCAGGGCAGGCTGATACAGTTCAACCCC